The Eublepharis macularius isolate TG4126 chromosome 12, MPM_Emac_v1.0, whole genome shotgun sequence genomic sequence tgacccctgctcaaaagagcaggggggccctttctccccaccatgaatgtttcactgggtgaggagggagacaggctcgggtggtgcctcttccagTGCCGAGTCAAGGCCGTCAAAggcaggtgctttgggtttttgcccctgcacaccaggacatcacaggcacagcactgcaccacatggAGTTCATCAGGAAgagcccaaaagtgcctccatatggaggcttTGTAACACcggccgctaactgtcccaggggaaggaggacgaatggttacaggctgtgctgtgggGCTGGACATGGATGATGGGGTGAAGTGTGGACTGCCtgaggggacaccactgagagtttgggatggggacaggagggatctttcataataCACATACCCTTCCttcagggatccatcacccacccacccctcctcaaaatgttgagagagactCTCTCCCTCCTGCACAAaaacctcttgggcctccacagcccacatgggtgaattggggggagcggcaggactccctgcagcccccgagccacacccaatactgctttccacaagtgaaccCGGAGGAATGCCATCACACTTCatcccacgaccacccttggcagccaacacgggaagactcattgtgccaccaaactagaattaaggaggacaggaaaggagatgactctgtgtgctcTCCCACCACAATGCCCACTGAGttcggccccagggcctggcagcagccctggcaccagagggagggatggaCTAGAGCCCTGactcaccactcccacagacctgaccacatcaggcactaatgtgctccctcagcagaggtgcccactgagcttggccccagggcctggcagcagccctggcacaagagggagggaaggactagagccctagcccaccactcccacagactcgaacagatcaggcactaatgtgagccctcagccgaggtgcacactgagcttggcctcaaagccaggcagcagccctggaaccagaggagatagatccctatccaccaaagccaagcacaattgtactctctcagtctctctctccaaaggctagcaagtggcaagcaagagctctgtcccactccactgctagcagaaagtgaaacccagcctgggagcccatggctatttataagcatgggttccattcagcaacacaggaccatcagagctgcctatcagggtttgcaggatgagattggagtgcccatggctacagaacaccctcttccccctccctcccctgggtgtcttctcccaacttgtaattgctttgctgctccatggttagaaggaagccctgctgatcaaggaaagctgggcttccatttgggtttcctgggcgacagaagaagggcaaacagagctcaggcattcccctggctccgttgccaggggaatagattgctggcgcctgaatgtctggattcccgaactgcGCCTGGAtgccacaatccaggcctctcccgaccactaaatcattggctgtggatgatcacaatccgccaggtcacgatcgcatgatcaccattttcatggggtttttacgttcgtaatgtggatcgtgcccatttctagttatgATTGCTAAAAATTCTAACAAAATTATACTCATGATGTGCTTTAGTTATGGAGTCAATCACCTATGACAATTGTcccaaaggaaagcttctttccTGTCTAACTTTATGACTGAGTTTGCTTGAAAGCAACATTCATCTCCTGCCAGCCAGCATATATGAGTCTCCAGAAAGCTCCAACTTTTCTTCACATGCAACAATTCAGCACTGGGAACAGCCTGCATCCAGAGTGACTTTATTTCTCTACATTTTGGAATGacaacagtgtcccttgccaAAGTGGTACTTAAATAGATTCCCATTGTCTTCGTGGATTGATTTTTAGAAAAGTTTGCACATTATTGGGGGGGAAATGTAAGTACACTTTCATTAATGTATCATGCTGACATAATGCAAGATATAGGGTTATCTGTTTGTCTCCTTCTCTAAGGATACATTTTGATCTTTTTCTCATGCAATTGCACATTAACATTTGCATAAGAGTAGTTGTGGTGAACTTTTTATTTGTGCACAGTATTTGGCTAGATAtcgaattatatttatttattcattccgtTCTTTGAGTTTCTGTgcttaaaaagggggggaggcaATCCCTTGCTACATTTGTTCATCTCATTTTACGAGTATTTGCTCTGTGACCCTTCACTGCTATTCTATTTTCCTGttaagagagagatttattattcctattatgttaaaagaaaagcttcccttccttccttgggcaatctcagtgttattgtctgataactttcctgacaatcaaacctctgctatagtggcttcttttttagccacggtgataaagaaacaaaatcttcatgagcttagatagtttaaagtgataatgacgagttatgtctgtgtgaattgggtatgttcaagtgtacagttcatattttgttggtgtttgtatggcttatggcttcggccggaaaagcaataaacatattattaaatattaaaatattttcctgTTGGGAACCCACTTGTACAGTGCCATGTGTAGGGCACAAATTGGGTTATGTTCTTCCATTTCATGTAGTCATTAaaatcctttcttccttcctctgtcCTTCTGAACACAGAGTTTCCATTTAGTTGTTGCAGCTGAGCAACAGATGCAGTTCTCCATGAACTTGTCCAATCTGCTTTAAAAGCCATCTAAGTCACCCTTACTGCATCTTCTGACAGCAACCTTACAACCCATTAAAGTTACATTCCTGTCATTTTAATGTTCATCTTTAAacctaaaataataattttaaacatGAACACGATTGCGATATTCTAACCGCAATAATTATTTTATTACGGCATCTCTTTATAAGCAAGTTTTACCTTATTACCAAATGACTTATTCTTTTGTTATCACAAGTGTCTTCTCAGTCtcaaactgaaataaaatttGGAAGTCAGATCTAGTTCTGAGTATAATTGCATTTCCCCTGTCAACTATTAGACCAGGAATGGAGCAACATGTGAATTGTCAGTGACAATTCTTGCTTCTGCAATTCAGACTTcacttttttttagttttctgAATTAGGAAGTCCAAGAAGAGTTGGTAATGGAGACGTCATGgtccagattttgggggggggggcgtcccaAGGACTTTTTCTcaattatttgtttttaaagggaAATTTGCAGGAACATTAGAAAAATCCtatgaaacattttctcttttggaatgaatgaaatgcttttaaaacaaGGCTTTACTCAGAATGTATATTTATGTAATACAAATTACAGCATTAGATAATGGCAATATAGACAAACACAATATATTTTCATATCTAAGCTTATTATTTAATGTGAGAAATTTTGGGATTGATTCAGTCAGCTTTTTAACTCAGTCTTGCAGCTCTTGTCCTATGTGCCATTTGTACATTCAGTTCCCTGATCACAAGCGCAGCCTTCTTGCATGGTCAAAGGGCACACTGACTCCTTTTTTCATAAGCAGAAAAATTGGTTTTATCCAACCCTTTCTCAATATGCATATAATACAcagataataatataatataatataatataatataatataatataatataatataatataatataatataatataatataatataatataatataatataatataatataatataatataatataatataatataatataatataatataatataatatatgatGCTAACACATGATAGAATCACTCATTGTTTCAATGTTTTAAGGTTTAATTCAATCCAATTCAAATATGCTGCAAGTTTTTCTATGAGACCATCTCCAAATACCAGACACTTTACTGCAGCATTTATTTTGTCCTACTTGTCAGACAGTAAAGActatgggtggaaatacacattacttagtacctagggatgctcaagtgaacctgagggccaagctgcacatgacgaatgacacttgaatggcaagtggattgagtggagggcaagtgaacagggagaaatacacttgctgttcaagtgtcattcgtcatgtgtagcttggccctcattcacatttcccccctccagcttccactgcacttgctcacacagtcacacttcagtgtGCTCCACGTGAATACATTGATGCATTCAATATCATTTCCTTCTTAATTGCTGAAAGTATTCCAATTTCTCCCAACTCCCACATTAATTTATTGAAATGCATATCTTGACTCTtataccttaaagaaatgcaaattgtcaagtcaaaggagcctacaaaAGCCTCTGAAGTCACTCACAAATGCaaccacacaaagggagctcccgtgaaagtggcattcatgtgcgcagagcaagaacagcctgcatgtaaattgaggaccacacataaaatgcacttgagcatccccagataATTACCAATGTGTATTGCTCTAAGAACCTTCCTGCTAAGTTAGCATAGTAGGCAGCAGTTTGCAGCCCTGCATCTCTGTAGTATTGGGTTACgtgcagttttgcttgtagaaaactaagagTGTTATCCTAAACAGGTCTGAGAATCGTTCACGGGTTAATTCAGTGAGGCTTATTCCCAAAATTGCATTCTTAAAATTGCAAAAATATGACAGATTTTATAATTGCATGTGCTATTTTAAATCATGTATTTTATGACATTAAATCAGTTAATAAATATAGGCTGGATTAAACAATAAGTATTTTATGCACACATATGGTGGGGGGAAGTGTGTTCTCCCCTTTGCTTCAAAATGTCtgaaaattttacatctctagtggGTTGTTTCTCAATTTGTTACTAGCACTGTATTTTCAGTTTCATTTCTATCATTCTCTTTTGGCTTTGGAAGGTAAGGAAAGGAATCCAATGAGAACTCAAACCAAACATGAGTTGCCATCTCATGTCCTAACCATGAAAGTTTAAATCACTTTAAATTTTAATGTTGCCATTAAATACACTGTTTAGATTCAGTCTCTGGGGTAGTTTACAGCTgccatcagggccaccaagtgTCTGGAAGAAAAATATGTCCTGATTCTTTCAGGGCCGGTgcacctattgaggccaggtaggcggtgatCTCAAGGCGCAAGAGCTTGggaggggcaccagagggggtgttgggggcagaggtgcGTGGCCGCAGACCTGGCATGGCTGGACTTCAGCTACTGCAGCCAGcaagccagccctgtgccgccactgctgccacacacccccagctgggtgcagcagacGCGAACTGCTGCGGGGTGGTATGCAGAGCACAGAGCAGCCTCTTCCTGCCATCTCAGCCATCCGCTGGGCAATGCCCAGGGCtttgcactgtgtgatgatgtcaccgtgtgatgacatcatcatgcagcccatgGTGCACACGCACTGCACGCGCATGTGTCCGGGAGTGGCCGCGGGCACCAGAGACCCTGGCCCCGGCAGTGGATTCTTTAATAGGGTATTTAGTATCTACATCCATTCAATAGAATGCTTCAGCTGAGACCAGGCTTCAGGTATTATTTTTCAGTCCACTGTCCTTGATATCCAGACTCTTAAACCAACTATTTCTGGATTAAGAACCATTTCTCTGGACAAATTATTATTGATAATGTTAGCTCTCATCAGCCCTCATCCTGCTCTCTTATCACTCTGGCCTTTGTTACATTTCCCCGCTAAACTGATCTTTCAGATTCATTGCATGAGTTGGCTAATTATATGTTATATTGTTGAGAGTTTCCTTCAGAAGTTCATGAAAATCCCATGTCACAAATAATATAAAGTATCTTCTCTAATGCAAACTACATTAATACAATTTGTGACTGGACTGCTGCATAAGTAACAACTCTGCTGCCTAACTACTTTATTAGTGTTTATATCAGACTGGAAAAGCTTTAAATAGTTGGATTTGAGCCTCAATTAAGAAAATCCAAGTTAACAGTATATTTACCTGAAATATAATTCTGTACTCAGAGTGTATTATATGACTGAAGATTTCATGTGCAAGAAAGCATGATATTGAACTCCATTTTGAATATCCATTTCAGCTCTACAACAACATAATCCGGGATGCAACGGACAAACCAGACACAAGTAACTGTATTTATTCTACTAGCCTTTCCTGGAAGCCTTAGACTACAGCTAACACTATTTAGCATTTTCTTGATTGTATATACATTGATAGTAATAGagaatgtgataataataatactaatccGGGTGAATGTCAGCCTTCATAAACCTATGTACCTCTTCCTGAGTAATCTTTCGTTCTTGGAGATCTGGTATGTCTCTGTCACAGTGCCTAAGATGCTTGTAGGCTTTGTGTCAGAGAAGAAGGATATTTCTTTCACAGGTTGCATGGCCCAGCTCTACTTCTTCCTGGGTTTAGCATGTACAGAGTGTGTCCTTCTAGCAGTTATGGCTTATGATCGCTATGTTGCTATATGCAACCCATTGCGTTATCCAGCTATAATGAGTCAAGAGCTCTGTAACCACTTAGCAGCTGGTTCATGGCTGTGTGGCTTCTTGATAGCTATGGGGAAAGTCTTCTTCATCTCACGCTTGAGCTACTGTGGACCCAACATCATCAACCACTTCTTCTGCGATGTCTCTCCACTTCTCAACTTGACCTGCACGGACATGTCATTGGCTGAACTCATTGACTTCCTGCTGGCCTTGCTCATC encodes the following:
- the LOC129339213 gene encoding olfactory receptor 6B1-like; translated protein: MQRTNQTQVTVFILLAFPGSLRLQLTLFSIFLIVYTLIVIENVIIIILIRVNVSLHKPMYLFLSNLSFLEIWYVSVTVPKMLVGFVSEKKDISFTGCMAQLYFFLGLACTECVLLAVMAYDRYVAICNPLRYPAIMSQELCNHLAAGSWLCGFLIAMGKVFFISRLSYCGPNIINHFFCDVSPLLNLTCTDMSLAELIDFLLALLILLGPLSVTIASYFCIISTVLRIPSAKGKQKAFSTCTSHLLVVTIFYAATLFIYARPKALGAFDSNKLVSVIYTVLTPLLNPIIYCLRNQEFKDALKKAMRGKCGILIWSWIRSETQLRLQRLHKKQQWCNS